A single Ascochyta rabiei chromosome 4, complete sequence DNA region contains:
- a CDS encoding MAPK-activated protein kinase Srk1, variant 2, with translation MAAIQNFKNFLRHGKQARQNAEPTTNVSPVHAQPHRADPVHHGISEPVMDHKPLHHAAAPHGDYSVAAGGDNRNIAAQAGAAAERAANDKQKKQAAAQGKGVDPEVLERIVAEEREAKGKLPKYPGLERWQILEKMGDGAFSNVYRARDTTGQWGEVAIKVVRKFEMNSQQRANILKEVQIMRQLDHPNIVKLIDFSESRQYYYIVLELCPGGELFHQIVRLTYFSEDLSRHTILQVAKALQYLHEEAGVVHRDIKPENLLFYPTPFVPTRNPKPRGPDDEDKADEGEFVKGKGAGGIGVIKIADFGLSKVIWDSQTMTPCGTVGYTAPEIVKDERYSKSVDMWALGCVLYTLLCGFPPFYDESIQTLTEKVARGQYTFLSPWWDDISKSAQDLVSHLLTVDPEKRYDINQFLDHPWIREADEPTYSAFDAPPLATPAASRMDPKLQQQYAYLESPGAGRRDFRSPGAVNLREVFDVGYAVHRQEEEGKRRKNFKQGYRGANAINSLNALDENEDDDEFSNDSVPYDPSLQHPPAKLPKSQGADVSTMEQKMRNTSLSAAAQARQQQPPPQSRQQERGYGQHSPAVAAAAKRQVKNKGAFELSLDNATLLGRRGKKGPGGSGLRGEVTAGGL, from the exons ATGGCTGCGATACAGAATTTCAAGAACTTCTTGCGCCATGGCAAGCAGGCTCGCCAGAATGCCGAGCCGACAACAAATGTTTCCCCAGTCCACGCACAGCCACACCGAGCAGATCCCGTGCACCATGGCATCTCAGAGCCGGTAATGGACCATAAGCCGCTCCACCATGCTGCCGCTCCCCATGGCGACTACTCGGTCGCTGCCGGAGGCGATAATCGCAACATCGCTGCACAAGCTggtgcagcagcagagcgAGCGGCCAACGACAAGCAGAAGAAACAGGCGGCAGCCCAGGGTAAGGGAGTCGATCCTGAAGTACTGGAGCGCATCGTCGCAGAGGAGCGTGAAGCAAAGGGCAAGCTGCCCAAGTACCCTGGCCTCGAACGATGGCAGATACTCGAGAAGATGGGCGACGGCGCCTTCAGCAACGTATACCGGGCACGAGACACTACTGGTCAATGGGGCGAAGTTGCCATCAAAGTCGTCCGCAAGTTCGAGATGAACTCACAGCAG AGAGCAAACATTCTGAAGGAGGTTCAGATCATGCGCCAACTCGACCACCCCAACATTGTTAAGCTGATCGACTTCTCTGAGTCTCGGCAATACTACTACATTGTTCTCGAGCTATGCCCTGGCGGAGAACTGTTCCACCAAATCGTTCGTCTGACATACTTTTCCGAGGATCTTTCACGGCACACTATTCTCCAGGTCGCCAAAGCCTTGCAATATCTGCACGAAGAGGCCGGCGTTGTTCACAG AGACATCAAGCCTGAGAACCTGCTGTTCTACCCCACTCCCTTCGTTCCCACACGCAATCCCAAGCCGAGGGGCCCAGATGACGAGGACAAAGCCGACGAGGGCGAGTTtgtcaagggcaagggcgcAGGCGGTATTGGCGTTATCAAGATTGCTGACTTCGGGTTAAGCAAGGTCATCTGGGATAGCCAGACCATGACACCCTGCGGTACCGTCGGTTACACCGCTCCAGAGATTGTCAAGGACGAGCGTTACTCCAAGAGCGTCGACATGTGGGCGTTGGGCTGTGTGCTCTACACCCTCCTTTGCGGTTTCCCTCCATTCTATGATGAGTCTATTCAGACTCTGACAGAAAAGGTTGCCCGCGGCCAATACACCTTCCTGTCGCCATGGTGGGACGACATCTCCAAATCTGCGCAGGATTTGGTGTCTCACCTTTTGACAGTAGACCCTGAAAAACGCTACGACATCAACCAGTTCCTTGACCATCCATGGATCCGCGAGGCAGATGAGCCTACATACTCGGCTTTCGATGCACCTCCTTTGGCCACACCCGCCGCCAGCCGGATGGATCCgaagctgcagcagcagTATGCTTACCTCGAGTCGCCTGGCGCTGGTCGCAGGGACTTCCGTTCGCCCGGTGCCGTCAACCTACGAGAGGTGTTTGACGTCGGTTACGCTGTACACAGACAAGAAGAGGAGGGCAAGAGGAGAAAGAACTTCAAACAGGGATATCGTGGCGCAAATGCCATCAACTCGCTGAACGCCCTCGACGAGAACGAGGATGACGATGAATTCAGCAATGATTCGGTACCTTATGACCCTTCACTTCAGCATCCTCCTGCTAAGCTTCCAAAGTCTCAAGGTGCCGATGTTTCCACGATGGAGCAGAAGATGCGAAACACCAGCCTGTCGGCTGCTGCCCAAGCCCGACAGCAACAACCTCCTCCCCAGTCACGACAGCAAGAGCGTGGATACGGTCAGCATTCTCCTGCCGTTGCTGCAGCCGCGAAGCGTCAAGTCAAGAACAAGGGTGCGTTCGAGCTCAGTCTGGACAATGCGACATTGCTCGGCCGACGCGGCAAGAAGGGCCCTGGAGGAAGCGGTCTGCGTGGTGAGGTTACGGCAGGCGGTTTATAG
- a CDS encoding MAPK-activated protein kinase Srk1, variant 3: MAAIQNFKNFLRHGKQARQNAEPTTNVSPVHAQPHRADPVHHGISEPVMDHKPLHHAAAPHGDYSVAAGGDNRNIAAQAGAAAERAANDKQKKQAAAQGKGVDPEVLERIVAEEREAKGKLPKYPGLERWQILEKMGDGAFSNVYRARDTTGQWGEVAIKVVRKFEMNSQQRANILKEVQIMRQLDHPNIVKLIDFSESRQYYYIVLELCPGGELFHQIVRLTYFSEDLSRHTILQVAKALQYLHEEAGVVHRDIKPENLLFYPTPFVPTRNPKPRGPDDEDKADEGEFVKGKGAGGIGVIKIADFGLSKVIWDSQTMTPCGTVGYTAPEIVKDERYSKSVDMWALGCVLYTLLCGFPPFYDESIQTLTEKVARGQYTFLSPWWDDISKSAQDLVSHLLTVDPEKRYDINQFLDHPWIREADEPTYSAFDAPPLATPAASRMDPKLQQQYAYLESPGAGRRDFRSPGAVNLREVFDVGYAVHRQEEEGKRRKNFKQGYRGANAINSLNALDENEDDDEFSNDSSQGADVSTMEQKMRNTSLSAAAQARQQQPPPQSRQQERGYGQHSPAVAAAAKRQVKNKGAFELSLDNATLLGRRGKKGPGGSGLRGEVTAGGL; the protein is encoded by the exons ATGGCTGCGATACAGAATTTCAAGAACTTCTTGCGCCATGGCAAGCAGGCTCGCCAGAATGCCGAGCCGACAACAAATGTTTCCCCAGTCCACGCACAGCCACACCGAGCAGATCCCGTGCACCATGGCATCTCAGAGCCGGTAATGGACCATAAGCCGCTCCACCATGCTGCCGCTCCCCATGGCGACTACTCGGTCGCTGCCGGAGGCGATAATCGCAACATCGCTGCACAAGCTggtgcagcagcagagcgAGCGGCCAACGACAAGCAGAAGAAACAGGCGGCAGCCCAGGGTAAGGGAGTCGATCCTGAAGTACTGGAGCGCATCGTCGCAGAGGAGCGTGAAGCAAAGGGCAAGCTGCCCAAGTACCCTGGCCTCGAACGATGGCAGATACTCGAGAAGATGGGCGACGGCGCCTTCAGCAACGTATACCGGGCACGAGACACTACTGGTCAATGGGGCGAAGTTGCCATCAAAGTCGTCCGCAAGTTCGAGATGAACTCACAGCAG AGAGCAAACATTCTGAAGGAGGTTCAGATCATGCGCCAACTCGACCACCCCAACATTGTTAAGCTGATCGACTTCTCTGAGTCTCGGCAATACTACTACATTGTTCTCGAGCTATGCCCTGGCGGAGAACTGTTCCACCAAATCGTTCGTCTGACATACTTTTCCGAGGATCTTTCACGGCACACTATTCTCCAGGTCGCCAAAGCCTTGCAATATCTGCACGAAGAGGCCGGCGTTGTTCACAG AGACATCAAGCCTGAGAACCTGCTGTTCTACCCCACTCCCTTCGTTCCCACACGCAATCCCAAGCCGAGGGGCCCAGATGACGAGGACAAAGCCGACGAGGGCGAGTTtgtcaagggcaagggcgcAGGCGGTATTGGCGTTATCAAGATTGCTGACTTCGGGTTAAGCAAGGTCATCTGGGATAGCCAGACCATGACACCCTGCGGTACCGTCGGTTACACCGCTCCAGAGATTGTCAAGGACGAGCGTTACTCCAAGAGCGTCGACATGTGGGCGTTGGGCTGTGTGCTCTACACCCTCCTTTGCGGTTTCCCTCCATTCTATGATGAGTCTATTCAGACTCTGACAGAAAAGGTTGCCCGCGGCCAATACACCTTCCTGTCGCCATGGTGGGACGACATCTCCAAATCTGCGCAGGATTTGGTGTCTCACCTTTTGACAGTAGACCCTGAAAAACGCTACGACATCAACCAGTTCCTTGACCATCCATGGATCCGCGAGGCAGATGAGCCTACATACTCGGCTTTCGATGCACCTCCTTTGGCCACACCCGCCGCCAGCCGGATGGATCCgaagctgcagcagcagTATGCTTACCTCGAGTCGCCTGGCGCTGGTCGCAGGGACTTCCGTTCGCCCGGTGCCGTCAACCTACGAGAGGTGTTTGACGTCGGTTACGCTGTACACAGACAAGAAGAGGAGGGCAAGAGGAGAAAGAACTTCAAACAGGGATATCGTGGCGCAAATGCCATCAACTCGCTGAACGCCCTCGACGAGAACGAGGATGACGATGAATTCAGCAATGATTCG TCTCAAGGTGCCGATGTTTCCACGATGGAGCAGAAGATGCGAAACACCAGCCTGTCGGCTGCTGCCCAAGCCCGACAGCAACAACCTCCTCCCCAGTCACGACAGCAAGAGCGTGGATACGGTCAGCATTCTCCTGCCGTTGCTGCAGCCGCGAAGCGTCAAGTCAAGAACAAGGGTGCGTTCGAGCTCAGTCTGGACAATGCGACATTGCTCGGCCGACGCGGCAAGAAGGGCCCTGGAGGAAGCGGTCTGCGTGGTGAGGTTACGGCAGGCGGTTTATAG
- a CDS encoding IMP dehydrogenase → MTIQNGDAMIDTTTNALDYTKALEVLKNEYQERDGIDVQTLIDSKKNGGLTYNDFLMLPGYIGFPAAEVSLDTPITKRITLKTPFVSSPMDTVTEHNMAIHIALLGGLGVIHHNCSQDDQAEMVRKVKRFENGFILDPIVISPKTTVAEAKALKERWGFGGFPVTEDGKLRSKLIGIITPRDIQFHDNVDDPVTAVMSTDLVTARHGVDLKEANTILNNSKKGKLPIVDEDFNLIALLSRSDLMKNLNYPLASKLPHSKQLIAAAAIGTRPEDKIRLQKLVDAGLDIVILDSSQGNSMYQVEMIKYIKEKYPGLDVIGGNVVTRDQAAALIAAGADGLRIGMGSGSACITQEVMAVGRPQATSVFNVTSFAKRFGVPCIADGGIQNVGHIVKGLAMGASTVMMGGLLAGTTESPGEYFVSRDGQLVKAYRGMGSIAAMEDKKAGAGAADSKASNAGTARYFSEGDRVLVAQGVSGSVQDRGSITKFVPYLMAGVQHSLQDIGIKSLTEMHEAVDNGSVRFELRTASAQAEGNVHGLHSFDKKLYS, encoded by the exons ATGACCATCCAGAACGGCGACGCCATGATTGACACCACCACAAACGCCTTGGACTACACCAAGGCGCTCGAGGTGCTCAAGAACGAGTACCAGGAGCGCGACGGCATTGACGTCCAGACTCTCATCGATTCCAAGAAGAACGGTGGTCTGACCTACAATGACTTCCTCATGCTCCCTGGCTACATCG GCTTCCCTGCCGCAGAAGTCAGCCTCGACACTCCCATCACGAAGCGCATCACCCTCAAGACGCCCTTTGTCTCCTCGCCCATGGACACGGTCACCGAGCACAACATGGCCATCCACATTGCTCTCCTGGGAGGTCTCGGTGTCATTCACCACAACTGCTCTCAGGACGACCAGGCCGAGATGGTCCGCAAGGTCAAGCGTTTCGAGAACGGCTTCATTCTCGACCCCATCGTCATCTCGCCCAAGACCACAGTCGCCGAGGCAAAGGCTCTGAAGGAGAGGTGGGGTTTCGGCGGTTTCCCAGTCACCG AGGACGGCAAGCTTCGCTCCAAGCTCATCGGTATCATCACGCCTCGTGACATCCAATTCCACGACAACGTCGACGACCCGGTCACCGCCGTCATGTCCACCGACCTCGTCACTGCTCGCCACGGCGTTGACCTTAAGGAGGCCAACACCATCCTGAACAACTCGAAGAAGGGCAAGCTCCCCATTGTCGACGAGGACTTCAACCTGATTGCGCTCCTCTCGCGCTCCGACTTGATGAAGAACTTGAACTACCCGCTTGCATCCAAGCTTCCCCACTCCAAGCAGCTGATTGCTGCCGCCGCTATTGGCACCCGACCCGAGGATAAAATCCGCCTCCAGAAGCTCGTCGATGCTGGCCTTGACATTGTCATCCTCGACTCCAGCCAGGGTAACTCCATGTACCAGGTCGAGATGATCAAGTACATCAAGGAGAAGTACCCTGGTCTCGACGTGATTGGCGGAAACGTCGTCACTCGTGACCAGGCTGCCGCGCTCATCGCCGCTGGTGCTGACGGTCTCCGTATCGGCATGGGCAGTGGAAGTGCTTGCATTACCCAGGAGGTCATGGCTGTCGGACGTCCCCAGGCTACTTCCGTCTTCAACGTTACATCGTTCGCTAAGCGTTTTGGCGTTCCCTGTATCGCGGACGGTGGTATTCAGAACGTTGGTCACATTGTCAAGGGTCTCGCTATGGGTGCTTCCACCGTTATGATGGGTGGTCTCCTGGCTGGTACCACGGAGTCTCCTGGTGAGTACTTTGTCAGCCGTGACGGTCAGCTTGTCAAGGCCTACCGTGGTATGGGCAGCATCGCCGCCATGGAGGATAAGAAGgccggtgctggtgctgccgACTCCAAGGCTAGCAACGCTGGAACTGCCCGCTACTTCTCCGAGGGCGACCGCGTGCTTGTCGCCCAGGGTGTCTCTGGATCCGTCCAGGACCGCGGTTCCATCACCAAATTCGTGCCGTACCTTATGGCCGGTGTCCAACACTCGCTGCAGGACATTGGTATCAAGAGTCTGACCGAGATGCACGAGGCCGTTGACAACGGTTCCGTCAGGTTCGAACTCCGAACCGCAAGTGCTCAGGCCGAGGGCAACGTCCACGGCCTGCACAGCTTCGACAAGAAGCTCTACTCGTAG
- a CDS encoding Hydroxymethylglutaryl-CoA reductase (NADPH): MFGFLTSRWQSATPQAKTTPTWFAHSVSPILLSVAKKACTHPIHTIVTIAVLGSYSYLGVLDQGLLDTEDAHTGRVDLQTLLSGSKQLSVGPETNWQWQADDTAAGVHARELALITLVFPEASVPNSAPSQNSVPTNLSVERLPSSSSSFSTLSQDTSLAYSVPYPEASDFLMAMQEISAPADVAHVQRSDKEGTREEKKWMMRASKSGNTPGGVRTWINDSWTLFVDLLKNADTGDIIIMALGYLAMHLTFVSLFLAMKQLGSNFWLATAVLLQSAFAFLFALGITVYLGVPINMILLSEGLPFLVVIIGFEKPIVLTKAVLSAALDARRAAEDNRGEPLTIQSAVQTAIKRTGFEIVRDYFFEILILVAGAMSGIQGGLRQFCFLGAWILFFDSIMLLTFYTAILTIKLEINRIKRHVALRRALEDDGIDGKVAENVARSSEWPSNSGDVQLRSNTTTIFGKKITVPKFKVIMVAGFFLVNFLNLATYRFGLTQAQGSHGTSVGVSPPLDPFKVAGSGLDHILEQAKSTGVGTLVTVLMPIKYQLEYPSIHYAEPNVIESDSAFGANISNHIVDGVLKSLEDPFLSKWIVLALVMSVVLNGYLFNAARLTIKDPHKALEPPSPSEVQDGAPSTTQSRVPSMSVPTPPRTPGPEDQAGRGGIKPFTEIAPRPAAVPQRLQVDTPAGPTEHQQKQPNRPMEILDQMLKEKNAPKMTDEELIELSLKGKIPGYALEKTLGDKTRAVKIRRGLVSRTHATRETSTLLERSLLPYENYNYDLVHGACCENVIGYLPLPLGVAGPILVDGQNYFLPMATTEGVLVASTSRGAKAINAGGGAVTVVTNDGMTRGPCIGFDSLARAGAAKNWLDSEEGQKTMADAFNSTSRFARLRTLKSAIAGTNLYVRFRATTGDAMGMNMISKGVEHALTVMATDCGFDDMRVVTVSGNYCTDKKAAAINWIDGRGKGVVAEAIIPGAVVKSVLKCEVDDLVQMNISKNLIGSAMAGSIGGFNAHAANIVAAIFLATGQDPAQVVESANCITIMNNVNGNLQISVSMPSIEVGTIGGGTILEPQSAMLDLLGVRGAHQETPGDNARQLARVIAAGVLAGELSLNSALCAGHLVKAHMAHNRSNVPSRAPTPAPQTPAGNGSQTPITNGGPIPRR; this comes from the exons ATGTTCGGCTTCCTCACCAGCCGCTGGCAGTCTGCCACCCCCCAGGCCAAGACAACGCCCACCTGGTTCGCCCACTCCGTCTCGCCCATCCTGCTCTCCGTCGCAAAGAAGGCGTGCACCCACCCAATCCACACCATCGTCACCATCGCCGTCCTCGGCAGCTATTCGTATCTGGGCGTCTTGGACCAGGGCCTGCTCGATACCGAGGATGCACACACCGGCCGCGTTGACCTGCAGACACTGCTGTCCGGCAGCAAGCAGCTGAGCGTCGGGCCCGAGACCAACTGGCAGTGGCAGGCCGACGACACAGCCGCTGGCGTGCACGCCCGGGAGCTTGCTCTCATCACCCTCGTCTTCCCCGAAGCCAGCGTCCCCAACTCGGCGCCCTCGCAGAACTCGGTCCCCACCAATCTCTCCGTCGAGCGCCTCCCCAGCTCCTCGAGCTCCTTCTCGACCCTGTCGCAAGACACCTCGCTTGCCTACTCCGTCCCCTACCCCGAGGCCTCCGACTTCCTCATGGCCATGCAAGAGATCTCCGCACCCGCCGATGTCGCCCATGTGCAGCGCTCTGACAAGGAGGGCACACGTGAGGAGAAGAAGTGGATGATGCGCGCCTCCAAGAGCGGCAACACGCCAGGAGGTGTGCGCACCTGGATCAACGATTCGTGGACCTTGTTTGTCGATTTGCTCAAG AACGCCGATACAGGCGACATCATCATCATGGCTCTCGGCTACCTCGCTATGCACTTGACCTTTGTCTCGCTGTTCCTCGCAATGAAGCAACTAGGGTCCAACTTCTGGCTCGCTACTGCCGTGCTTCTCCAGTCCGCGTTCGCTTTTCTGTTCGCCCTGGGCATCACCGTCTACCTCGGCGTGCCAATCAACATGATCTTGCTGTCCGAGGGCCTGCCTTTCCTGGTAGTCATCATCGGATTCGAGAAGCCCATCGTCTTGACAAAGGCTGTGCTTTCAGCTGCTTTGGACGCTCGCCGAGCTGCGGAGGACAACCGCGGAGAGCCCCTCACCATTCAGTCTGCCGTCCAGACCGCCATCAAGAGGACCGGATTTGAGATTGTCCGGGACTATTTTTTCGAGATCTTAATCCTGGTAGCAGGAGCTATGTCTGGAATCCAAGGCGGACTGCGACAGTTCTGCTTCCTCGGCGCGTGGATCTTGTTCTTTGACTCCATCATGCTGTTAACCTTCTACACTGCAATCCTCACCATCAAGCTCGAGATCAACCGCATCAAGCGCCACGTAGCGCTGCGACGCGCATTGGAGGATGACGGCATTGACGGCAAGGTGGCTGAGAACGTCGCACGTAGCAGCGAGTGGCCTAGTAACTCTGGGGACGTCCAGCTTCGCTCCAACACCACTACCATTTTCGGCAAGAAGATTACGGTCCCCAAGTTCAAAGTCATCATGGTTGCAGGATTCTTCCTGGTTAATTTCCTGAATCTGGCTACCTATCGATTTGGCTTGACCCAGGCTCAGGGCTCCCATGGGACGAGTGTGGGTGTATCGCCTCCTCTCGATCCCTTCAAGGTCGCTGGAAGCGGACTGGACCACATTCTCGAGCAGGCCAAAAGCACTGGAGTCGGCACGCTCGTTACGGTACTGATGCCCATCAAATACCAACTCGAGTACCCGTCTATTCACTACGCTGAACCCAATGTCATCGAGTCCGATTCAGCTTTCGGTGCCAACATCAGCAACCACATCGTCGACGGAGTTCTCAAGAGTCTGGAAGACCCTTTCCTCAGCAAATGGATCGTGCTTGCACTTGTCATGAGCGTGGTCTTGAATGGCTACCTCTTCAACGCTGCACGTCTGACTATCAAGGACCCGCACAAGGCTCTTGAGCCGCCTTCACCATCAGAAGTTCAAGATGGAGCTCCCTCCACCACACAGTCTCGTGTTCCTTCCATGTCTGTACCCACACCACCAAGGACCCCCGGGCCTGAGGATCAAGCTGGCCGCGGCGGCATCAAGCCATTCACTGAGATTGCGCCTCGGCCCGCTGCCGTGCCACAGAGACTTCAGGTCGACACTCCTGCCGGCCCTACCGAGCACCAGCAGAAGCAGCCCAATCGGCCTATGGAAATCCTCGACCAGATGCTCAAGGAGAAGAATGCCCCCAAGATGACCGATGAGGAGCTGATTGAACTTTCTCTCAAAGGCAAGATTCCCGGATATGCTCTTGAGAAGACTCTGGGTGACAAGACCCGCGCTGTAAAGATTCGACGTGGTCTGGTTTCACGCACACACGCAACACGCGAGACATCGACACTCTTGGAACGTTCTCTCCTGCCGTACGAGAATTATAACTACGATCTCGTCCACGGCGCATGCTGTGAGAACGTCATCGGCTACTTACCTCTGCCTCTCGGTGTCGCGGGACCTATCCTTGTCGACGGCCAGAACTACTTCCTCCCCATGGCTACCACCGAGGGCGTCTTGGTTGCCTCGACATCGCGCGGTGCTAAGGCAATCAACGCTGGTGGCGGTGCTGTAACTGTTGTCACGAACGATGGTATGACTCGAGGACCTTGTATAGGATTTGACAGCTTGGCTCGTGCCGGTGCTGCCAAGAACTGGCTCGACTCCGAGGAAGGGCAGAAGACTATGGCGGACGCCTTCAACTCGACGTCTCGTTTCGCAAGGCTCCGAACACTCAAGAGCGCCATCGCCGGCACCAATCTCTACGTACGCTTCAGGGCCACGACTGGTGACGCCATGGGTATGAACATGATCTCCAAGGGTGTCGAGCATGCCCTGACCGTTATGGCCACGGACTGCGGCTTCGACGACATGCGTGTCGTGACTGTGTCTGGTAACTACTGCACCGACAAGAAGGCCGCCGCCATCAACTGGATCGACGGCCGTGGCAAGGGTGTCGTCGCCGAAGCCATCATTCCCGGCGCCGTCGTCAAGTCCGTCCTGAAGTGCGAAGTCGACGATCTTGTGCAAATGAACATCTCCAAGAACCTCATCGGTTCGGCTATGGCCGGCTCAATTGGTGGTTTTAACGCTCATGCTGCCAACATTGTCGCTGCCATCTTCCTCGCCACAGGTCAGGATCCTGCGCAAGTCGTGGAAAGCGCAAACTGCATCACCATCATGAACAA CGTGAACGGAAACCTCCAGATTTCCGTGTCCATGCCCTCGATCGAAGTCGGCACAATCGGCGGTGGCACAATCCTCGAGCCCCAATCCGCCATGCTCGATCTCCTCGGCGTACGCGGTGCCCACCAAGAAACACCCGGCGACAACGCGCGCCAGCTAGCCCGCGTCATCGCCGCCGGTGTCCTGGCGGGCGAGCTGAGTCTGAACAGTGCGTTGTGTGCAGGCCACCTGGTCAAGGCGCACATGGCACACAACAGGAGCAACGTGCCATCGAGAGCACCCACCCCTGCACCGCAGACCCCCGCTGGAAACGGGTCGCAAACACCAATCACAAACGGCGGCCCGATCCCCAGGCGTTAG
- a CDS encoding MAPK-activated protein kinase Srk1, with protein sequence MAAIQNFKNFLRHGKQARQNAEPTTNVSPVHAQPHRADPVHHGISEPVMDHKPLHHAAAPHGDYSVAAGGDNRNIAAQAGAAAERAANDKQKKQAAAQGKGVDPEVLERIVAEEREAKGKLPKYPGLERWQILEKMGDGAFSNVYRARDTTGQWGEVAIKVVRKFEMNSQQGDKHVHPDFKTPKAADRANILKEVQIMRQLDHPNIVKLIDFSESRQYYYIVLELCPGGELFHQIVRLTYFSEDLSRHTILQVAKALQYLHEEAGVVHRDIKPENLLFYPTPFVPTRNPKPRGPDDEDKADEGEFVKGKGAGGIGVIKIADFGLSKVIWDSQTMTPCGTVGYTAPEIVKDERYSKSVDMWALGCVLYTLLCGFPPFYDESIQTLTEKVARGQYTFLSPWWDDISKSAQDLVSHLLTVDPEKRYDINQFLDHPWIREADEPTYSAFDAPPLATPAASRMDPKLQQQYAYLESPGAGRRDFRSPGAVNLREVFDVGYAVHRQEEEGKRRKNFKQGYRGANAINSLNALDENEDDDEFSNDSVPYDPSLQHPPAKLPKSQGADVSTMEQKMRNTSLSAAAQARQQQPPPQSRQQERGYGQHSPAVAAAAKRQVKNKGAFELSLDNATLLGRRGKKGPGGSGLRGEVTAGGL encoded by the exons ATGGCTGCGATACAGAATTTCAAGAACTTCTTGCGCCATGGCAAGCAGGCTCGCCAGAATGCCGAGCCGACAACAAATGTTTCCCCAGTCCACGCACAGCCACACCGAGCAGATCCCGTGCACCATGGCATCTCAGAGCCGGTAATGGACCATAAGCCGCTCCACCATGCTGCCGCTCCCCATGGCGACTACTCGGTCGCTGCCGGAGGCGATAATCGCAACATCGCTGCACAAGCTggtgcagcagcagagcgAGCGGCCAACGACAAGCAGAAGAAACAGGCGGCAGCCCAGGGTAAGGGAGTCGATCCTGAAGTACTGGAGCGCATCGTCGCAGAGGAGCGTGAAGCAAAGGGCAAGCTGCCCAAGTACCCTGGCCTCGAACGATGGCAGATACTCGAGAAGATGGGCGACGGCGCCTTCAGCAACGTATACCGGGCACGAGACACTACTGGTCAATGGGGCGAAGTTGCCATCAAAGTCGTCCGCAAGTTCGAGATGAACTCACAGCAG GGCGATAAGCATGTGCACCCGGACTTCAAAACACCCAAAGCAGCCGAT AGAGCAAACATTCTGAAGGAGGTTCAGATCATGCGCCAACTCGACCACCCCAACATTGTTAAGCTGATCGACTTCTCTGAGTCTCGGCAATACTACTACATTGTTCTCGAGCTATGCCCTGGCGGAGAACTGTTCCACCAAATCGTTCGTCTGACATACTTTTCCGAGGATCTTTCACGGCACACTATTCTCCAGGTCGCCAAAGCCTTGCAATATCTGCACGAAGAGGCCGGCGTTGTTCACAG AGACATCAAGCCTGAGAACCTGCTGTTCTACCCCACTCCCTTCGTTCCCACACGCAATCCCAAGCCGAGGGGCCCAGATGACGAGGACAAAGCCGACGAGGGCGAGTTtgtcaagggcaagggcgcAGGCGGTATTGGCGTTATCAAGATTGCTGACTTCGGGTTAAGCAAGGTCATCTGGGATAGCCAGACCATGACACCCTGCGGTACCGTCGGTTACACCGCTCCAGAGATTGTCAAGGACGAGCGTTACTCCAAGAGCGTCGACATGTGGGCGTTGGGCTGTGTGCTCTACACCCTCCTTTGCGGTTTCCCTCCATTCTATGATGAGTCTATTCAGACTCTGACAGAAAAGGTTGCCCGCGGCCAATACACCTTCCTGTCGCCATGGTGGGACGACATCTCCAAATCTGCGCAGGATTTGGTGTCTCACCTTTTGACAGTAGACCCTGAAAAACGCTACGACATCAACCAGTTCCTTGACCATCCATGGATCCGCGAGGCAGATGAGCCTACATACTCGGCTTTCGATGCACCTCCTTTGGCCACACCCGCCGCCAGCCGGATGGATCCgaagctgcagcagcagTATGCTTACCTCGAGTCGCCTGGCGCTGGTCGCAGGGACTTCCGTTCGCCCGGTGCCGTCAACCTACGAGAGGTGTTTGACGTCGGTTACGCTGTACACAGACAAGAAGAGGAGGGCAAGAGGAGAAAGAACTTCAAACAGGGATATCGTGGCGCAAATGCCATCAACTCGCTGAACGCCCTCGACGAGAACGAGGATGACGATGAATTCAGCAATGATTCGGTACCTTATGACCCTTCACTTCAGCATCCTCCTGCTAAGCTTCCAAAGTCTCAAGGTGCCGATGTTTCCACGATGGAGCAGAAGATGCGAAACACCAGCCTGTCGGCTGCTGCCCAAGCCCGACAGCAACAACCTCCTCCCCAGTCACGACAGCAAGAGCGTGGATACGGTCAGCATTCTCCTGCCGTTGCTGCAGCCGCGAAGCGTCAAGTCAAGAACAAGGGTGCGTTCGAGCTCAGTCTGGACAATGCGACATTGCTCGGCCGACGCGGCAAGAAGGGCCCTGGAGGAAGCGGTCTGCGTGGTGAGGTTACGGCAGGCGGTTTATAG